A genomic stretch from Chloroflexota bacterium includes:
- a CDS encoding CAP domain-containing protein: MITEMPKRAPRRVMARAIALSGIALMGAALFAWTPQPTTGWDQSSAEATLWQLLNGARTNNGLPPLIKHSTLVSLARWRSKDMVDRDYFSHTIKGTSYQVYHWYDTNGLSWSSGGENIGYNNGFSDANSPIKIHEGFMASSGHRANILNSTWSHGGVGAYGKDGAMWGGKVRNIRMYTELFVKLKSAPAPTPAPTPKPPAPTPAPTPKPVVATPKPVVATPKPIVATPKPVPFSTPRQVPVQTATPTPEPTPEATPDQKVARTLPMMLARHVAEGWDPSPASHAIVARSMRVETAAAPDRGIFETVIGSLLSFFLG; this comes from the coding sequence ATGATCACCGAGATGCCCAAACGAGCGCCACGCCGCGTCATGGCGCGTGCCATCGCCCTCTCCGGAATCGCCCTCATGGGCGCCGCGTTGTTTGCCTGGACCCCACAGCCCACCACCGGCTGGGACCAGTCTTCCGCCGAGGCGACGCTGTGGCAGCTGCTCAACGGCGCGCGCACGAACAACGGTCTGCCCCCGCTCATCAAGCACTCCACGCTCGTCAGCCTGGCGCGCTGGCGCAGCAAGGACATGGTCGATAGGGATTACTTCAGCCACACCATCAAGGGCACCAGCTATCAGGTCTATCACTGGTACGACACGAATGGCCTGAGCTGGTCCTCGGGCGGCGAGAACATCGGCTACAACAACGGCTTCTCGGATGCCAACTCACCGATCAAGATCCACGAAGGGTTCATGGCCTCCTCGGGTCACCGCGCCAACATCCTGAACTCGACCTGGAGCCATGGGGGCGTGGGCGCCTACGGCAAGGACGGCGCGATGTGGGGCGGCAAGGTTCGCAACATCCGCATGTACACCGAGCTCTTCGTCAAGCTCAAGTCGGCACCGGCTCCGACGCCGGCACCGACCCCCAAGCCGCCAGCTCCGACGCCCGCACCGACACCGAAGCCGGTCGTGGCGACCCCCAAGCCCGTCGTGGCGACCCCCAAGCCCATCGTGGCGACGCCCAAGCCGGTCCCGTTCAGCACACCGCGCCAGGTGCCGGTGCAGACTGCGACGCCGACCCCAGAACCGACCCCAGAAGCGACTCCAGACCAGAAGGTGGCACGGACATTGCCGATGATGCTGGCCAGGCACGTCGCGGAGGGATGGGATCCGTCCCCGGCCTCCCATGCGATCGTCGCCCGCAGCATGCGAGTGGAGACCGCCGCCGCCCCGGATCGCGGAATCTTCGAGACGGTGATCGGCTCACTGCTCAGCTTCTTCCTGGGCTGA
- a CDS encoding GlsB/YeaQ/YmgE family stress response membrane protein, with the protein MPQNVDLIGWVVIGFLAGAVAGWFVPDRGRMGCLGTTLLGIVGALIGGWFWTQVLNQSRAGGFLGALLIAILGSALVLILVRGLSRR; encoded by the coding sequence ATGCCGCAGAACGTGGATCTCATTGGATGGGTCGTCATCGGGTTCCTCGCCGGTGCCGTTGCCGGCTGGTTCGTCCCGGACCGAGGTCGGATGGGCTGCCTCGGGACCACCCTGCTCGGGATCGTCGGCGCGCTCATTGGTGGCTGGTTCTGGACGCAGGTCTTGAACCAGAGCCGAGCCGGTGGGTTCCTCGGCGCCCTCCTGATCGCGATCCTGGGCTCGGCGTTGGTCCTCATCTTGGTTCGGGGGTTGAGCCGCCGCTAG
- a CDS encoding ABC transporter ATP-binding protein, with translation MSVILEAHDLVKRYPVGDGSVDALRGVSLSVAKGEFVAIMGSSGSGKSTMLHVLGGLDRPSEGSVLIDGINISQLNDEEATLTRREKTGFVFQFFNLISLLNVAENVALPFLIAGDSLAAHRDRVDALLDLVGLSDKAKHRPDQLSAGEQQRVALARALANEPAILLADEPTGNLDFVTGTEILDLIWDSCDRLGQTIVLVTHEARAAAYADRVLIVRDGTIRDEIELGRRRDHEARPLIARLAALGL, from the coding sequence ATGTCGGTGATCCTCGAAGCGCACGACCTCGTCAAGCGGTATCCGGTTGGCGACGGGTCAGTAGACGCACTTCGCGGCGTCTCCCTCTCGGTCGCCAAGGGCGAGTTCGTGGCGATCATGGGATCGTCCGGCTCCGGCAAGTCGACGATGCTTCATGTGCTCGGCGGTCTCGATCGCCCCTCCGAGGGCAGCGTCCTGATCGATGGCATCAACATCAGCCAGCTCAACGACGAGGAGGCGACCCTCACCCGTCGCGAGAAGACAGGGTTCGTCTTCCAGTTCTTCAACCTCATCTCGCTGCTGAATGTTGCCGAGAACGTGGCACTTCCCTTCCTGATCGCCGGCGACTCGTTGGCCGCGCACCGCGATCGGGTCGATGCCCTGCTGGACCTGGTGGGGCTCTCCGACAAGGCGAAACACCGACCGGACCAGCTCTCGGCCGGCGAACAGCAGCGCGTGGCGCTGGCACGCGCACTGGCCAACGAGCCCGCGATCCTGCTTGCCGATGAGCCGACCGGCAACCTCGACTTCGTCACGGGCACCGAGATCCTCGACCTGATCTGGGACTCCTGCGACCGCCTGGGCCAGACGATCGTGCTGGTCACCCACGAGGCGCGGGCCGCGGCCTATGCCGACCGGGTTCTGATCGTGCGCGACGGCACCATTCGTGACGAGATCGAGCTGGGCCGGCGCCGCGACCACGAGGCACGGCCGCTGATCGCCCGCCTGGCCGCGCTGGGCCTCTAG
- a CDS encoding ABC transporter permease subunit, with product MRLGYVWAVFSKEWRDLLTNRLLLGAVAFPALVFAAIPTGLVAFIEARDLDPNQLGQIEQYIANFPNIPAKLAAQAFIVTNFMAYFLLIPAMVPMAIATQSVIGEKVARSLEPQLATPLEVSELLTGKTIAAALPAITATWLVFIGYGLVNGLIADPRLTRFVFSEVWITAMLTLVPLICLLSVLLGIVISSRVNDPRTAQQIGGFVVIPIIAIAVAQFFGGNATFSMQQVLIGDLLVSGLIGLTLLIGSWAFDRESILTRLT from the coding sequence ATGAGGCTCGGGTACGTCTGGGCGGTCTTCAGCAAGGAATGGCGCGACCTGCTCACCAACCGCCTGCTGCTGGGCGCCGTGGCGTTTCCGGCCCTCGTCTTCGCCGCCATCCCCACCGGCCTGGTCGCGTTCATCGAGGCCCGCGACCTGGATCCCAACCAGCTGGGTCAGATCGAGCAGTACATCGCCAACTTCCCGAACATCCCGGCCAAGCTGGCCGCCCAGGCCTTCATCGTCACCAACTTCATGGCCTACTTCCTGCTGATCCCGGCCATGGTGCCGATGGCGATCGCGACCCAATCGGTGATCGGCGAGAAGGTGGCGCGTTCGCTCGAACCGCAGCTCGCGACTCCGCTCGAGGTTTCAGAGCTGCTGACCGGGAAGACGATCGCCGCCGCGCTGCCGGCGATCACCGCCACCTGGCTGGTCTTCATCGGCTATGGACTGGTCAACGGCCTGATCGCCGATCCGCGGCTGACGCGATTCGTGTTCAGCGAGGTGTGGATCACGGCCATGCTCACGCTGGTGCCGCTGATCTGCCTGCTGAGCGTGCTGCTGGGGATCGTGATCAGCAGCCGCGTCAACGACCCGCGGACGGCGCAGCAGATCGGCGGCTTCGTGGTGATCCCCATCATCGCCATCGCCGTGGCCCAGTTCTTTGGTGGGAACGCCACCTTCTCGATGCAGCAGGTGCTGATCGGCGACCTGCTGGTGTCCGGCCTGATTGGGCTCACCCTGCTGATCGGGTCATGGGCCTTCGACCGCGAGTCGATCCTGACCCGCCTCACCTGA
- a CDS encoding FtsX-like permease family protein, producing MRLATLAWRGLTARPLRTALTTIGVALGVALVSGTLLANQAASEAVERAAQEILGKAELRVRAFDPGGFDPRTVQLLRKISPAVLAAAPVAERRLLITTAPGPEEQVFNLLVLGVDPDDEAQVRTYDLEAGAFISTTPTDAVVNAAWADAHDLGVGDELRLHSAREGTPHLRIVGLLGELGVGALQRGNVLVVNRATLNDAFETPAPVAYVDLVLFEGRAEDVETALNREMTEPFIVETVADAQLQLSRAQQGFAGIAFLFGLVALVVGSFLVANTLAMTLSEQTREIGLLRAAGLTGRQVMGLFLRQGAAVAVIGSVVGLALGVGLAALIIGFLRSTRAVLVTGLPINPLALLLAFGMGIAVTLAASAFPAAAATRVSPMDALRPSRQPARTLWGRLRWIVVLELVVVLLGVAAYPVDRGDFGVPGVALALAILLAGTALTAILLQPLSRVVGRPFELFFGAEGLLGRANLGRDRARTGLTVGALIIALSAVVTLGVVANSAGATADRWVNSVLPGGYALRFGLPVDIDTFQPELEATTGTLAVTPIADFPAVVLKGAEPPREASVAGIDPSVFSATGSLIFVSGTREDAFAALRDGGAILVSDPIARRDNLGVGSTVQLAKPGADPHSFTVAGIIAYSLPSRSAEGALLISLADARELFGANSAEVWAFVKQPDVPDAAFQQAIQQQAVAYAAELLTAAGLSSDLERSLDRVIGLFDVLALLAVVIAGLGIVNTLGVSVLERAREIAILRSHGMTTGQVQAMVVAEASIMGAIGGIAAVVTGVLMSAAVVGGTASRDFGAGLAIPWLLLISVVLLGTGVAALAGLYPARLAARIPIVRTIAHHE from the coding sequence ATGCGCCTGGCGACCCTCGCCTGGCGTGGCCTGACCGCGCGGCCCCTTCGAACCGCGCTGACCACCATCGGGGTGGCCCTTGGCGTCGCCCTGGTGTCGGGGACGCTCCTCGCCAACCAGGCGGCCAGCGAAGCGGTCGAGCGAGCCGCACAGGAGATCCTGGGGAAGGCCGAGCTGCGGGTCCGCGCCTTCGACCCGGGCGGGTTCGATCCGCGCACGGTGCAGCTGCTGCGCAAGATCTCCCCCGCCGTCCTCGCTGCGGCGCCCGTCGCCGAGCGGCGCCTGCTGATAACGACGGCACCAGGGCCGGAGGAGCAGGTCTTCAACCTGCTGGTTCTCGGGGTCGATCCTGACGATGAGGCGCAGGTGCGCACGTATGACCTCGAGGCAGGAGCCTTCATCAGCACGACCCCGACTGATGCCGTCGTCAACGCCGCCTGGGCCGACGCTCACGACCTGGGCGTCGGGGACGAGCTCCGGCTCCACAGCGCCCGTGAGGGAACGCCGCATCTCCGGATCGTCGGGTTGCTGGGCGAGCTGGGCGTCGGAGCTCTCCAGCGAGGAAACGTGCTCGTCGTGAACCGGGCGACGCTGAACGATGCCTTCGAGACGCCGGCGCCGGTGGCGTACGTCGACCTCGTCCTCTTCGAGGGCCGGGCGGAGGATGTCGAGACGGCGCTCAACCGCGAGATGACGGAGCCGTTCATCGTCGAGACAGTGGCGGACGCGCAGCTTCAGCTCAGCCGGGCCCAGCAGGGCTTCGCCGGGATCGCCTTCCTGTTCGGCCTGGTCGCCCTGGTGGTGGGCTCGTTCCTGGTCGCCAACACCCTGGCCATGACGCTCAGCGAGCAGACCCGCGAGATCGGCCTCCTTCGGGCCGCCGGTCTGACCGGCCGGCAGGTGATGGGTCTCTTCCTCCGTCAGGGCGCCGCGGTTGCCGTGATCGGCAGCGTGGTTGGCCTGGCGTTGGGCGTCGGGCTGGCGGCGCTGATCATCGGCTTCCTGCGCAGCACTCGCGCGGTGCTGGTGACCGGACTGCCGATCAACCCGCTGGCGCTGCTCCTCGCCTTCGGAATGGGGATCGCCGTCACGCTGGCGGCTTCAGCGTTCCCTGCCGCAGCCGCCACGCGCGTATCGCCAATGGATGCCCTGCGCCCCTCGCGACAGCCCGCTCGCACGCTGTGGGGCCGCCTGCGCTGGATCGTGGTCCTCGAGCTGGTGGTCGTGCTGCTGGGCGTCGCGGCCTACCCGGTCGATCGAGGCGACTTCGGGGTTCCCGGAGTCGCCCTTGCGCTCGCGATCCTCCTCGCAGGCACCGCTCTGACGGCCATCCTCCTCCAGCCGCTCAGCCGCGTGGTGGGCCGTCCTTTCGAATTGTTCTTCGGCGCCGAGGGGCTGCTCGGCCGCGCCAACCTGGGACGCGATCGAGCGCGGACCGGCCTGACCGTTGGAGCCCTGATCATCGCCCTCAGTGCCGTGGTCACGCTCGGCGTGGTCGCCAACAGTGCGGGCGCCACGGCTGATCGATGGGTGAACTCCGTCTTGCCCGGCGGGTACGCCCTGCGGTTCGGCCTGCCGGTCGACATTGACACGTTCCAGCCGGAGCTCGAGGCGACGACGGGGACCCTTGCGGTCACGCCGATCGCCGACTTCCCGGCCGTGGTGCTGAAGGGCGCCGAGCCGCCGCGGGAGGCATCGGTCGCCGGCATCGATCCCAGTGTCTTCTCAGCCACGGGATCGTTGATCTTCGTCAGTGGCACGCGCGAGGACGCCTTCGCTGCCCTCCGGGATGGCGGAGCAATCCTCGTATCGGATCCGATCGCGCGGCGTGACAACCTGGGCGTCGGGTCGACCGTGCAGCTCGCCAAGCCCGGCGCCGACCCCCATTCCTTCACCGTGGCTGGGATCATCGCCTACAGCCTTCCGTCGCGGTCCGCCGAAGGAGCCCTCCTGATCAGCCTGGCCGACGCACGCGAGCTGTTTGGCGCCAATTCAGCCGAGGTGTGGGCATTCGTGAAGCAGCCGGATGTGCCCGACGCGGCATTCCAGCAGGCGATCCAACAGCAGGCGGTCGCCTACGCGGCCGAGCTTCTTACCGCAGCCGGGCTCTCCAGCGACCTGGAGCGCTCGCTGGATCGGGTGATCGGCCTGTTCGACGTGCTGGCGCTGTTGGCGGTGGTGATCGCCGGGTTGGGGATCGTCAATACGCTGGGAGTGAGCGTGCTCGAGCGCGCGCGCGAGATCGCGATCCTGCGCTCGCACGGCATGACCACGGGGCAGGTGCAGGCCATGGTGGTGGCGGAGGCGTCGATCATGGGCGCCATCGGCGGCATCGCGGCGGTCGTGACCGGAGTCTTGATGT